The Blastomonas sp. SL216 DNA window CCGGATCCATCGGCGCGGGATTGAGCTTGAACTGAAGCCACATGGTGACGCCCAGGATGATCGGCAGCACGCCGATGGCGATCATGCTCGGCGGGTCGAAGGGCAGCAGCCCGAACAGGTTGACCGGGGTCAGCGGGTCGGGCGCGGACAGGTCCTTGATCCACAGCACGAACGGCTGGTGGCGCATCTCGATGGCCAGCAGCAGCACCTTGTACAGCGCGAAGAAGACCGGGATCTGCAGGAACATCGGCAGGCATCCGGCGAGCGGATTGACCTTTTCCTTCTTGTACAGCTCCATCATCTCGCTCTGGAGCTTCTGCTTGTCGTCCTTGTAGCGTTCCTGCAGCGCCTTCATCTTGGGCTGCACCGCGCGCATCGCCGCCATCGAGGCGAACTGCTTCTGCGCGATCGGGAACATCAGGCCGCGGATGATGATGGTCAGCAGGATGATGGCGACGCCGAAATTGCCGACCTGTTCGAACAGCCAGTTGAGCAGCTTGAAGATCGGCTTTTCGAACCAGATGAACCAGCCCCAGTCGACCGCGCGATCGAGCAGCTTGATGTTCTTGGCGTCGACATAATCGTCGAGCAGTTCGGTTTCCTTGGCCCCTGCGAACAGCATCGACTTGGTCTCGATCTGGCGGCCAGGTGCCACGACCGTCGTGTCGAACAGCAGTTCCGACTGGTAGAGCTTGCCGCCCAGCGCGCGGAAATTGCCCGCTGCCTTGGCGCTCGCGCCCGGTGCGGGGATCAGCGCAGACAGCCAGTAATGGTCGGTAAAGCCCAGCCAGTCGATATTGCCGTTATACTCGACCAGCTTCTTGGGGTTCTCGTCGAGATCGTCATAATGCACGTCGAAATCGGCGACATCGTCGAACACGCCCAGCGGGCCATTGCGCACCGTCCAGGTGCTGGGGTCGGCATTGGCGCTGGTCCGGTTGATCAGGCCCAGCGGGCGTACGATGGCGGGCGTGGTGCCGCTGTTCACGAAGCGCTGGGTGACGCTGATCAGATAATTGGCGTCGATCGAAAAGCTGATCTCGAAGCGCTGCCCCGCCGGGTTGGTCCAGGTGAGCGTCACCGGGGTCTGCTGCGTCAGCTTGGTGCCGGTGGCGGTCCAGACGGTCTGGCTGGTGGGGACGACAACGCCGTCGCCGATCCAGCCGAACTGCGCGAAATACTGATCCTCGGTGCCGGCAGGCGAGAACAGGTGGACTCGGTCGCTGTTCTTGTCGAGCTTCTCGCGATAATCCTTGAGCACGATATCATCGAGCCGTGCGCCGGTCAGGTTGATCGATCCGGCGACGCGGGGCGCATCGATGGGGATGCGCGCGGAGCCGGCGATGACCGCCTTGCGGTCGCGGATCACCTTGGGCGCGGTGCCGGTATCGGGCACGGTGCCCGACACGGAAGGGGCTGCGGCGCTGCTGCTCTTGCCGCCCGCCTGGGCAGATCCTTCGACAGCAGGCGGCGTGGGATACAGGATCTCCAGCGCATAGGGCCATCCGAACAGGACCAGAGCCATCAAACCGATGGCCAGGATGACGTTACGCTGATTCTCCACGCTTCAAACCTCGTTCCGGCAATTCAAAAAGGGGGCGCATATGTGCATCAGGGCACCGGATCATGGCCGTGCCCGCCCCATGGGTGACAGCGCAATAGCCGCTTCATCGCCAGCCAGCCACCCTTAATCGCACCGTAGCGCGTCAGCGCCTCGATCGCATATTGCGAGCAACTGGGGCTGTAGCGACAGCTGGGCGGCAGCACGCGCGAGGGGCCAAGCTGCCAGCCACGGGCGATCAGGATCAGCAGGTGACGCATCGGTGTTCCATCTGCATTGCCGTCAGCAGCTTGCGACCCGGCGGGCCACCGCGATTAGACGGATGCGCGGGCGGCAGCGACCGGCGACGTCGCATCAGCGCTTGCGCGGCTTGCCGCGCGGCGGGCGGCGATCGGACGAAGCCTTGCCTTCGCGTACCCGTACCAGCGCACGGGCGAGGTCGCTTTTCATGTCGGCAAAGTCGCGGGTCAGCGCCTCGGTCCGGCCGATCAGCACATGGTCAGCCCCTGCTATGCCATGATCGGGCAGCACCGCGCGTGCAAGCTCGCGGAAACGGCGCTTGATGTGGTTGCGCACCACCGCGTTGCCGGTCTTCTTGGTCACGGTATAGCCGATGCGGCGCATGGCATCGGCATCGGCGCGCGGCTTGACCAGCAGCACGAAGCCCGGCGTCCCGACACGCAGGCCCCCATTGGCGGCGAGAAAATCGGACCGTTGACGCATGACAACGGGCGCCCCGGAAGGCTCCGGAGCGCCCGTGTTGTCCTTGTCCATGCTGTCGTCCGCGCCCGCAATCACGGGCGGCGGCCCGATCAGGCGCTCAGGCGCTTGCGGCCACGGGCACGACGTGCACGCAGCACGGCGCGGCCACCCGGGGTCGCGCTGCGCGAACGGAAACCATGGCGACGCGCGCGCACGAGATTGCTGGGCTGAAATGTGCGCTTCATGCGGCACTCCTGAAAAACGGTTATGAATGATTCGCTGCGGAAACCGGCCGGGCCGTCCCCGCGAAAGCTGGGCGCATAAGGGCGGCAGGGTGCAAAGTCAAGCGCGCGGGCGCGTTCAGTCCTGCGGAATCGCAGGCTCCTGCCGGTCTGCTGCCAGCCATTGCCGCATCGCGGCCGGCGGCGGCGAGGGAATCATCGTCCGTTCGCCCAGCGCCGCGAGCGCGCGCGTCCTGTCAGCCTCGGAAAACGTGCCGGTGGTCAGGCAGAATTCGACCATATTGCCATTGGGGTCGCGGGTGTAGATCGACCGGCACCAATTGTGGTCGATCTCCAGCACGTCAAGCCCAGCTGCATTCCACTGGTCGCGGCGCGCGTCGAGTTGCTCGGCGCTGTGCACCGCAAAGGCAAAGTGGTTGGTGCCCGGCGGCATGTGCGCGGCCTTGTTGAGGTTGAACTCATGGGCGTCTGCCCCCGGCACCTCGTTCAGCTCCCAGAACGCAATGAAGCTGCTGTCATCGCCATCCATCCGATAGAAGAAATGCTTGCCCCAGCCGCCGCCCATCATCGGCGCGATCTCCACCTTGACCAGCTCGAACCCGGTGATGCGTTCATAGAAATCGTGGATCGCGGCGATGTCGCGCGCCGCCATGGCGAGGTGGTGATAGCTCATGTCAGTCCCGTTTCCGCCGGTCGACCATGCCCATGACATCGGCGGTCGCGCCTTCGGGCGCGGCAACCTCGGTCACCGGATCGTCGATATCGTCATATTCCAGTCGCAGCGCGCGGCTCATGACGCCGTGCATCATATAGGTCGCAGTGACATAGGTGAGCTCGAGGATCTCCTCGTCGGAGAGCTCCGCCTTCAGCGCGGTGAACACGCCATCGGGGACCCGCCCGTGCTGCAGCACCAGCGCATCGGTAAAGCTGAGCACTGCGCGCTGGATCGGCGTGAAGCAATCGGCGACCTGCCAGTGCGCGATCGCCTGGA harbors:
- the yidC gene encoding membrane protein insertase YidC — its product is MENQRNVILAIGLMALVLFGWPYALEILYPTPPAVEGSAQAGGKSSSAAAPSVSGTVPDTGTAPKVIRDRKAVIAGSARIPIDAPRVAGSINLTGARLDDIVLKDYREKLDKNSDRVHLFSPAGTEDQYFAQFGWIGDGVVVPTSQTVWTATGTKLTQQTPVTLTWTNPAGQRFEISFSIDANYLISVTQRFVNSGTTPAIVRPLGLINRTSANADPSTWTVRNGPLGVFDDVADFDVHYDDLDENPKKLVEYNGNIDWLGFTDHYWLSALIPAPGASAKAAGNFRALGGKLYQSELLFDTTVVAPGRQIETKSMLFAGAKETELLDDYVDAKNIKLLDRAVDWGWFIWFEKPIFKLLNWLFEQVGNFGVAIILLTIIIRGLMFPIAQKQFASMAAMRAVQPKMKALQERYKDDKQKLQSEMMELYKKEKVNPLAGCLPMFLQIPVFFALYKVLLLAIEMRHQPFVLWIKDLSAPDPLTPVNLFGLLPFDPPSMIAIGVLPIILGVTMWLQFKLNPAPMDPVQQQVFSIMPWVLMFVMAPFAAGLQLYWAMSNVLTIAQQKWLYSRHPQLKELAAKEAAEKAAKADGKGKA
- the yidD gene encoding membrane protein insertion efficiency factor YidD, translating into MRHLLILIARGWQLGPSRVLPPSCRYSPSCSQYAIEALTRYGAIKGGWLAMKRLLRCHPWGGHGHDPVP
- the rnpA gene encoding ribonuclease P protein component — encoded protein: MRQRSDFLAANGGLRVGTPGFVLLVKPRADADAMRRIGYTVTKKTGNAVVRNHIKRRFRELARAVLPDHGIAGADHVLIGRTEALTRDFADMKSDLARALVRVREGKASSDRRPPRGKPRKR
- the rpmH gene encoding 50S ribosomal protein L34, which encodes MKRTFQPSNLVRARRHGFRSRSATPGGRAVLRARRARGRKRLSA
- a CDS encoding VOC family protein yields the protein MSYHHLAMAARDIAAIHDFYERITGFELVKVEIAPMMGGGWGKHFFYRMDGDDSSFIAFWELNEVPGADAHEFNLNKAAHMPPGTNHFAFAVHSAEQLDARRDQWNAAGLDVLEIDHNWCRSIYTRDPNGNMVEFCLTTGTFSEADRTRALAALGERTMIPSPPPAAMRQWLAADRQEPAIPQD